Part of the Companilactobacillus zhachilii genome is shown below.
TTTTCTTGCTCTTGGAGGCGGCATATTAAAAAAAACAACCCTTTTTCTGTAAATTTACACAACTATAACAAAAATTTACATTAATTGAACATAAAATATACACTACTTTTATATCATCTAATTATAGTAAATTAATAATTTGTTTCGCTGAAATAAAGATAGTAGGTGTAAAAAATGGATAATTTAGGTGATATTTTAAAAGAAGCGCGGCAGCAACAAAAGCTTTCTCAACTTGAGACTGCTGAAGACATTTGTTCCCAATCAACACTTTCTGAAATTGAACACAACAAATACATCCCCAATACGCAACTATTAATCAACCTTTGCGAACGTCTCTCAGTTGTTTTTGATGATTTGACATTAGCAAGCAATTTCAAGATTTGTAAGGAAAAATACTTTAACCAAAAAGTCAGTTATTTTTACAAGCACCATGAATTCGACGAATTACGCATATTCTTAAATCGACCAACCGTTTTAGAAACAGTCCAAACTAGCAAGCAAACTCAAGCATATTACTTTTATTTAGCCGTTTGTTCCCTCAAACTCGATCATAAATTCGATAATGCTAAAGAACTTCTCAAATTATCATTAGCCAGTGCCGGTCATAGTCGTAAACAGACTACCCTGACTCGCTTGGGTAATATTGCTTTAGGTTACGTCTACGCTAGACAAGGTTTAAAAACATCAGCCTTACGTCAAATTGAGCTTTCCTTGAAGAATTTTCCTAAAAACACATATGAAGAAAATCTTAATTTGATTTTTTACATGGCAGCTCTTTCTTATTTTCAACTTTCACAGTTTGATAACGCTATTGAAGCTATCGAACAAGGTATTCATTATATTACTGAAAATGAATCACATTTCATGCTAATCAACAGCCTTTATTTGATGGCTAATATTGCTAAAATTGTTAAACAAAAAAATGCTCAATTGGCAATTAAAAATTATGATCTTTTCAATATCTTCATTCACGAAAGAGCTTATGAACAAGTTAACTAATAACCCGTCAAATCACAATCGAAAGCGTTTTTACATTTATAAAAAATGTTATAATTTTCACTAAAGGAAGGTTATAACTTATGGCAGATATCGAACAACTTTTAGAACAATTACAAGCAATCGCTCAAACCGGCAAACATTACAGCAAAGATGTTTTTGACCGTGAACGCTACGATCAACTCGAAGAGGTAGCTAAAAAATTGACTGCACAATTAGTAAGTAATGCTTCTCCAAAGAAACTAGATATTTATTTTGACCAAGATACTGGCTACGTAACTCCGAAAGTCGATATTCGTGCCGCCATCTTTAAGGATGATAAGATTTTACTCGTTCGTGAAAAAAGTAGTGGTCAATGGTCAATTCCCGGCGGTTGGGGTGACATTGGTTATTCAGCAGCTGATATTGCCGTTAAAGAAACCTTTGAAGAAGCCGGAATCAAAGTTAAGCCCTTAAAAATGATTTCAATTAAAGATATGCAAAAAAATCACTATCCCAAAAAGAATCTAAATTATGTTTATAAACTTTTCTTTGAATGTGAGCCAGAAGAAAATGGTATTCATAGTGGCGTCGAAACATCCGATGTTAAATACTTTACTCCAGATGAAGCTTTAAATTTGGACTTATCATTAGCACGAAATATGCCCGATGATTTCAAACGAGCTTTTGAATGTCACCATTCAATTAATTGGCAGACTTATTTTGATTAGAAACTATATCTACAAACGAGACATCTTTTTTAAAAGATGTCTTTTTGCTCTAGTATTAGTGATAATAAAAATTTGTGCATCATCCTTTTTATATTTTTCAATTAACCTAAGTATTTTGTCATCATCATAGACAAAAATCGTTCTCAAAAAATCAAGATAGTCGGAGTCTAAATGTTCACTAAACTGTTCTGGCATCTCGGCTCTACTACTTTTATCAATTCTCCACAATAGAGAACGTTTTAAAACTCTAAATAATGACTTTATTCTACTTACTTTGAGCCAAATAATAATATCGGCTTGAGGTATTCTTAAATTCATCGTTCTAGCATAATTACCGTCAATAATCCAGTTCACTTGATTCATGAATAGTGTCTGCTGGCGGTCAAACCAAATCTTAGCATTATCAGAATAGTCGGTCGTATGCCACAAACTATCAAGGTGCATTAATGGATAGCCAGTAATTCTTGCAATTTTTTTCGATAAAGTCGACTTACCTGTCCCAGAATTTCCAACAATTATAATATGCATCGTTATTACTACCCCCAAACGCTTTTATCATTACAATAGCATACTCAAATATAGTAAAAGTACAATTCTACGTTTGGTCTAACAAAATATTCAAAATTCACAAAAAAACACGAAATCTGTAAAAGGATTTCGTGTTTTTCTATTTTCTATAGCAAATGTGCATCTTTCAATAATTCTTCAATATATGTGCCATGGACTTTCTCCATAACCTTCTTTTCAATCATTCTTTCCTTAAATGGCAACTTGATATCTTCAATCTTTTGCTTACCATCCAAGTAGTAAATTGCTCTCAACAATGTCCGTACATCAAAGGCTGAGCCAAATACTTCGGGAACCGCACGATCAACATTTAGCAAAGTATAGACAGCTTCCATAGCTGTTCTGACTGAGTATTCGGTTGTAAAGACGGTGTCACGTTCTGTTTCAGCAAAGTTACCGATAAAGGCCAAGTTCTTTGAACCTTCTGGAACTACTAATGGACGATCGCCCACTTTTCTTGGCATAAAGTATGAAGTGATGTAAGGCATGTGTGCTGGAATTGTGCTGGCATGATTTTCAGCAATATCCTTGATTTTGTCTGTAGGAACACCAATATGGTATAGCCACTCTTCACAAAGTTCATCACCGGTGCACTCAGTAATCTTCTTATTGACGAAGTTACCTGGTTTATCTGAGAATAGTCCATAAACCCAAACGACTAACTCATTATCCTTTTGTCTCTTGAAGTGTTTTTGACGACTAATTGAGTAACCGTACAACCAGTTAGAATCCTTAATACTTACAGGACCACTTGTGACAATTGAACCACTGTGTGGATCCTTTTGACTGATTTTTTCAATATATGGTGTTACTTCATCGTCTGTCAAAGTAATTGTTCCTGAAATTGTCCAGTTAGCTTCAGGAATATTCTTGCAGAAGACGTCTGGATTACCAAAGGCTTTATCTTGTTTAGCCAAGTTTTCCCAAAGTGACCAACTGCTACCTAATTCATGCTCAGTTGGTGCTGGGTGAGTCTTGTCACCATAAGTTGTACTTTCAGTAATTGAACCATTTGTAACAAAGACAAGATCATTTTCGGTCAAAGCAATGGTGCTGTCCTTGCCATCAGTTGTCATGTCAATTTCTGTGGCAACTTTTGAACCATTTGAAGTATCAACTTTTATATTGTTGACGTGTGTATTATATGTAAATTGAACGCCCTTATCTTCCAAGAACTTGATCATTGGTTGAATCAATGATTCGTATTGATTGTATTTTGTAAATCTCAACGATGATAGATTTGAAAGTGAGTCGATATGATGACAGAAACGCATCAAGTAACGTCTCATCTCCATAGCACTGGCCCATGGTTCAAAGGCAAACATTGTTGACCAATAGAGCCAGAAGTTAGAATTCAAGAAGTCTTCTGAGAATACTTCATTGATCTTCTTGTCACCCAAATCTTTTTCAGGTGTCATAACCAAATCAATCAATTCTTTAACAGCTTTAGGTGTCAAAGTTAATTGACCTTCAGTTGGCAATTCCTTACCTTGATCTTGGATAACTCTACCATGTGAGAAACTTGGATCTTTCTTGTTTAACCAATAAAATTCATCCAAAACTGATGCATCTGGATCTTCCAATGAAGGAATTGATCTGAACAAATCCCAAAGCGTTTCGAAATGAGGTTCCATCTCTCTACCACCACGGATAATATAGCCCTTTTGCTCGTTCCAAATACCGTCCATACTACCACCGGGTAGAGCGAGTTCTTCGAGAACATGAATCTTGTCGCCTTTCATTTGACCATCACGTACAAGAAATGAAGCTGCAGCCAATCCAGCTAAACCAGATCCAACAATGTAGGCCGACTTATCGTCAACACCTTCTGGCTTCAAAGGTCTTGCAAATGCTTCATAATTACCATTACTTCTATACATAAGAACCACCTCTTGATTAAATTAGCTTTCGTTTTGTAACTGCTTACACGTAAAATATAGTTCTATTGTTTAGGATATGCAATAGTAAAAGTGTGATTTCTTTGTGAATTTTAGATTTGTTTTTAACTACATTTTGAGACAAAATATAAAAAGAGTGGTATTTGAGACAATCTCAAATATCACTCTCATTTTTTAAAACTCTTCATAAACCGCTGGATCTTGGTTTTTGGTGCGACCATCTGGCTTAGTCAATGCGTTAATTCTTTCCATATCAGAATTTGAAATTTCAAAATCAAATATGTTCATATTTTCGCGTTGTCTCATTGGAGAACTTGATTTTGGAATGGGAATCGTATCTAATTGATGTTCCCATCTTAAAATAATCTGACCAACTGATTTATGGTACTTGTTTGCAAGTTCAACTAACAACTTATCTTCTAGAACAGAACTTGCTCTTCCCAATGGACTCCAATCCATCGTTACAATACCGTTATCCTTGTCAAATTTACGCATCTCTTCTTGGTTAAAGTATGGATGCAACTCAATTTGATTAACAGCTGGTAAAATACCAGTTTCTTTTTTCAACTTTTCTAAGTGTTCTGGTAAAAAGTTGCAGACACCAATCGATTTTACTAAACCAAATTTTTGTGCATCGATCAAAGCTTGCCAAGCTTCAACATACATGCCGCGTTTAGGATTAGGCCAATGCAAAAGGTACAAATCAAAATAATCTAGATTTGTCCGGTAAAGTGATTCTTGCAAGGCGGCAATAGCATCATCATATGCGTAATAACGTCCTGGTAGTTTGGAAGTAACCGTAAGTTTATCACGATCAATGCCACTTTCAGCAATGGCTCGACCAACTGCTCCTTCATTTTCATAATTATAGGCTGTATCAATCATTTTGTAGCCATTATTTATTGCTGAAACAATACTCTGAATACCCTTACGACCATTCAATTTATATGTTCCAAACCCAAAGTTGGGAATTTGTTGACCGTCATTTAATTTATACATAAATATATCCCTCCTCAATAAACATTATTACCATACAACAGTTTGTACGAGCAAACAATTATCTAATTTAGGGCAAAGAAAAAGTCCTACATCAATCCGTGATGTAGGACTTTAGGCCACTTTACAGTAAATCTTTGGAATGTGCAAAGCGGTCATTTTTAAATCACAGGTAGGCTACCTGCACAACTAATCATACAGTTTTTTAAACCAAATAGCTAGCTTTTCTTTTTTGACCCTTGTCTATTCATCCTCTATCATCCCGTATATTTGTTTGACAACCGGCTTAGCGTCAGCAGCAATCCGTGAATAATTCTCCAACAAGATAACTGCATCTTTACCATTATTCGAAATATGTACGACACCTTGGAAGCCATATCCCCAACCATTAGCAAAATTATCATTCTTTCCGTGATACATACCGCCGCCATAAGTGCTGATGCTGCCGCGTTTAAATAAGATTTTGCGTGATTTCTTACTCAACATCTTTCCACGCATAATATATTTTTCAACTTTGTATAAATCCCTAGCACTCATATAAACTTGTCCAGTTCCTAATTCATCGAATTCAAAGAACTTCCTCGTATAAAAGGCATTTTTATAATCCAAGCGTGCTGACAACGGATCAATGTTATTATATCCAGCCGCTTTATCAATTTTAGGATTTTCATCATAGGCAAAAATCGTATGTTTCAAATGCAATTTCTTAATATAAGCTTTCGTAAACAGTTCTTGGTAAGACTTACCAGTTACTTGCTCCAAAATACCACACAATAAATTGAAGTTAACTGGTTGATAATTCCACTTTTTATATGATAATTCCGAAAAATGCACATTATGGATATCAGCATCAATAATTCCTGAATCTGGCAAAATTTCACTGGGACCAACTTCACTCAAGACTAATCCCGACGTCATATCAAGCATCTGCCTGATTGTGATTTTTTGACTGCCAGGAATAGCTGGATAAAATTTACTCAGCTTATCTGATAATTTCAAATGTTTCTTTTGGACTTGTTTCATCACCAAAGCCGCTGTCAAATTCTTTTGCACTGAATCAATTTCATAAGCAGTATTTTTGTCATTGCTAAGACCGTTAGCATAGTTTGAATAGCCACGACTAGTCTCATAAACCGTTTTGCCATTCTTGATAACGAGCAATGTCCCCGAAATACCCTTTTGGTTAAGTACACTGTCAATGTTTTGATCCAATTGACTACCTACAGTTGGGTCTACGGTATCGTCTGCTGAAGCTGTAACGGGCATTGTTCCCAAAATTGCAGCCAAGAGCATTAAAATTAGTAGAAAGATTTTCTTCATAATATATTCACCTATGAAACCTACAAATAAGTGACCTTCCTCATTTATTAATTATAAATTAATTTCCAAAAAAATTATAATAATACGCATAGTGACAGTCGCTTTTTAACTATGATTTTGCATCATCCTATTTTTAGCTCCCTTTCAAACGATATGGTAAAATATAGCCATCAAGAGAAGAGGAGATTTTAATGAATACAATAATTATAATTGTTGTCATCGTAGTGCTAATCGGTGCATATGCTGGCATGTACAACAGTCTTGTAAAATACCGCAACCGCGCCCGTGAATTTAGTTCACAAATCGATGTTCAATTAAAACGTCGGACTGATTTAATTCCTAATTTGGTTGAAACCGTTAAGGGTTATGCTACCCACGAAAAGGAAACCTTAGCCCACGTTGTGGAATTGAGAAACAGCGTTACTAGTGCTAATTCTCTCCAAGATAAAGTTGATGCTGATAATGAATTGACTGGTGCTTTACGTCAAATTTTTGCATTAGCTGAAAACTATCCTGACCTTAAAGCTAACCAAGAATTCTCTCAATTAATGGAAGAACTTTCAAACACTGAAAATAAAGTTTCATACGCACGACAAGCTTACAACAGTCAAGTACAGGCTTACGATACCGCTATCCAAACGTTCCCTCGTAACATCATTGCTGGAATTCATGGCTTCAAGGAAATGAATTTCTTGCAAATCCCTGATGTTGACAAAGAAGCACCTAAGGTTAAGTTTTAATCGAGGTAACTTATGATTTACGAGCAAATTGATCGTAATAAACGTAAAACCTACTTGATATTTTTCATTTTCTTTTTGATACTAGCAGCTATCGGTAGTTTCCTAGGACTTTATTTTTTTGACAATCTCTATACAGGAATCGTAATTGCCTTGATTATTGCGATTGTTTACACACTAATTACTTATTTTCAGTCTACTAGTATCGTAATGCAAATGAACGGTGCAAGAAAGCTAAATTCAGCGAAAGATGCACCAGATCTTTGGCATATTATTGAAGACCTTTCCATGGTTGCCGATATCCCTTTACCAGATATCTATATTATTGACGATCCTAGTCCCAATGCCTTTGCAACCGGACGAGATCCTCAACATTCAGCTGTGGCTGTAACAAGTGGCTTATATAAAATGATGGACCGTGAAGAGCTTGAAGGCGTATTAGCCCACGAAATCTCTCACGTAAGAAATTACGACATTCGAGTCTCAACAATTTCAGTTGCTTTATCATCAGCCATTATTTTAATCTGTTCAATTATCGGTAACGCCTATCGTTGGTGGATTCCGATGCGTGATGATGACCGTAATAATAATAATTCTGGCGTCATTAGATTAGTCCTGTGGGTCGTTGGTTTAATTTTCGCAATTATTGGACCATTGATCGCCAGCTTAGTTCAAATGGCAATTTCTAGAAATCGTGAATACTTGGCAGATGTTTCTGGAGCAGAATTAACCAGAAATCCGCAAGGATTAATTAATGCCTTAGAAAAACTCGAACAAAGCACCAAACCAATGAAACGAGTCGACGATGCCAGTGCTGCCTTGTATATTGATGATCCAACTAAGAAAAAACATTTTTCTGGGTTATTCGACACTCACCCACCACTGGATAAAAGAATTGAAGCATTGAAAAAGACATTTGAATAAAAAAGAAGCTGAAAAAGTCAGCTTCTTTTTTTCAGCCCATTTTTTAAAATAGGCAGTTTTTAACTGTTTACAATTTGTCTATTAATACCAATCCACTGCAGCAGACAAATAACTTAGCTTCTGGGTGTGCGTGCTAGAGTCCGCAGTGGCAGTGGTGTTAGGACGGTGGTTTTCCGTTCTTACAGCACAGGGCGTATTTTGAAATTCGCGTTCTTTGCGAAGTTCAAAATCGAGGGACGAGACCTTGGCTCGGCCCGGTCCTCACAGCAGACTCTAGCACGCACACCCAGAAGCGGCCCCCCAATATACGAATAAAATTTAGACACTTCGCAAATATTGTTCAAGATTTCTGAAAAATTATGATAGAATCAAACTTGAAGATATTTAATCTTCGTAGTGAGGGGATATTTATATGTATATGTTGTTACTAGTAGTTTTGGGGGCGATTTTCCTATTTACCACTTTTATGGTCAAACCCAAACGTCGGATTCATCGACGCTTAGTTTCCCTAGGACTTCTGCTAGTTGTCGTTGGCGGTTCAGGTATTTACGAATCGTATCAGAACAATGGTCAAGTAACTGGTGATAATCCGCGACAGTCGGAAAAGACCACGACCTCTGCCAGTTCTGATTTAGCCAATCTAAATTATCAGAATAATCAGGAAATTGAGGTTAACAACAATACGCCTACTTTCACAAAAGCCGAACTAAATGTCTCGGATGGTCCTTGGCAACGTTTCGCTGACTTGGACAATCTCAACCGAGCCATTCAGGCCGATGCATTATTGAGTAAAAGCTTGATGCCTACCGCAAAGCGCGAACCACTTTATGTCAATCCAACTGGCTGGCATAATAAGAGAATCAAAGGTGGCTGGCTATATAATCGCTCACATCTAATTGGTTATCAGTTGACCGGACAAAATAACAATCCGAAAAATTTGATGACTGGGACTCGCTCACTGAACTCACCAGAAATGCTAAAGCACGAAAACGATATTGCTTATTATCTCAAGCAAAATCCTAATAATTATATTAGGTACCGGGTTAAACCGATATATCGTGGTAATGAATTAGTCGCTCGAGGAGTTCAAATGATGGCTGAATCGTTGACAAATAACGGTCAGCCGGATAATGGAGTTTCTTTTAACGTTTACATTTTCAACGTTGAAAAAGGTGTGAAGATTAATTATAGTGATGGTACCAGTTTAGTTAATAATAATTATTGAGGAGATGGTCGTAGTGCAATACAGTACAGGTGATAAGGAAATTTTCGATCTAATTAATAAGGAAGAGAATCGTCAAAATAGAAATATTGAGTTGATTGCTTCTGAAAATATCGTTTCTGACAATGTTAGAAAAGCTCAAGGTTCAGTTTTAACTAATAAATACGCTGAAGGATATCCTGGGCACCGTTACTATGGTGGCTGTGAATACATCGATCAAATTGAACAAATTGCAATTGATCGTGCCAAGAAGCTTTTCAACGCTGAATATGTTAATGTGCAACCACATTCAGGTTCACAAGCTAATGCTGCCGCTTACCAAGCTGTTTTAAAACCTGGTGACTCAGTTTTAGGTATGGATTTAAATGCTGGTGGTCACTTAACACACGGTTCTAGAGTTAATTTCTCTGGTAAGATGTACAACTTCCATTCATATGGCGTTAATGCTGAAGGATTGATTGACTACGATAATGTTCAAAAGATTGCTGAAGAAGTTCAACCAAAACTAATCGTTGCTGGTGCTTCTGCTTATAGCCGAATCATTGATTTCAAGAAATTCCGTGAAATTGCTGATTCAGTTGGTGCTTACTTGATGGTCGATATGGCTCACATTGCTGGACTCGTTGCCGTTGGTTTACACCCTACTCCAGTTGGCGTTGCCGATATTGTTACTACAACTACTCATAAAACTCTTCGAGGCCCTCGTGGTGGTATGATTTTAGCTAAAGAAGAATTAGGTAAGAAACTTAATTCAGCTGTCTTCCCTGGTACTCAAGGTGGTCCATTGGAACACGTGATTGCTGGTAAAGCTGTTGCCTTTGGTGAAGATCTTCAACCCGAGTTCAAAACTTATATGGAACAAGTCGTTAAGAATGCTGCTGCAATGGCTAAAGTTATCAACGACGCTGACAACTTGTCAGTTTTAACAGGTGGTACTGATAATCACTTGCTAAACGTTGTTCTAACTGAATGTGACTTGAATGGTATGGAAGTCCAAAACTTACTTGATACAATTCATATCACAACTAACAAAGAAGCCATTCCAAACGACCCATTGCCTCCTAAATTTACATCTGGCCTTCGTCTAGGTTCTCCTGCTATTACATCAAGAGGATTTGACGAAGAAGACTGTGAAGAAGTAGCCCGTATTATTGTTGATGCAATCAAGTATCACGATGATCCAGAAAAACTTCAAGAATTGGATGCACGTACAAAAGCTTTGACTGACAAACATCCAGTTGAATTTAATTAATAGAATGTATAAAAAAAGTCGATTTCTCGTTGAGAAATCGACTTTTTTCGTTATTCTGGAACAGCATCTTTTGAAATAAAGTTTGTGTTAGGATTTGAACCAGTGTAATTAAAAATGCTATTGAATCCATCTAGGTCTTCTGGCCATTCAGCACTCATAGCGGTTGCGTTATCTGACATACCTAATGAGACTGGATTGCCTGTATAAATCAAAGCAGCTCGATGACCGAAATGTCCTATTTGACCATTTGAGGCAGAAACATTATTACTATCATCATACCAACCCTTCAAAAGTTCAAATGCAACATCCCTATCAGACATCATATCTTCTTGTTGGCCCCACTTTAAAATATAATCATAACCAAAATTATAAAGATTTTCCTCTGTATCTCTTGGTCTAGTTGAGTGGTTCATTGTTCTTCCTACTTGTTGATAGGCACGATGATTAGCATACTCAAACATTTCAGGTGTTGTCGTAGTCATTGGGGTGCCATTAGCAGCATGTAACGCATTAAGATATTTAATAAAATATTGATTAATGCGTTGAATACTAGGCGTGTAATTTAGAGAAGGATTTGTATTATCATACAATCTTTTAGAATCATTAGCCTTTAAATATTCCTTAGTGGCTACCTGATAATAGGTTTCATTGTTGTGAGTAAAAATTCTTCCAACTAACCAATTACTGTTTGGTCCTAAAGCACGGTCAGTAATCAGCTTTCCATCTTCACGATAAAGCCGAGCAATATTATTATCAACGCTAGCAACTTTAGCTGCATCAGCATCCTTCTGAGAAAGTATCATTGCACCAGTTGCAGAAGCTAGCAATGCCATCCCTATAATTAAACTTTTTACGGTTTTCATTAATTTAAATCCCCTAGAATTATATTTTGTGTAATTCAGTTGCTTTTAAAAATAAAATTCAGTAAACAATGATTTTATTTTTAAACACTGCCACCACCATGGAAATATATATCTTTAACCCATTCATTTGTTGCGACACGGTAATATTGGGCACCATCATATGTTTTTATTTTATCGGAGTACCAATCAGTATTATTTCCTAAAGCTCTATCAGATAAATTGTAAATTTCTCCTGTTGTTGTGGAAAAAGCTACTAAAGGACAAAATTTTCCATTATCGTTCCAAACAGTAATATTTTCTTTATTTTCCTTAACCGTAGCTGTTTGAGGAGCTAACTTAGGATCACTCGGAGTATAAGTTGGAACTTGTAATAATCTATATCCTGTAGCAGTTCTTAAAAATGTAATGGTACTTGGAGTTGCAACATGTTTGTCAACTAATGGTGCATCCTCTGTTTCAGTTTCACCAACTTTTGATATCCAAATAGGTTCTGTCCAGACATGTTGATACTTTCCGTCTACGTTTACATACATCCCAATATTAGAAGGACCATTTTTATCCGGATCAAAGTTATAATCAAGAGACTCAGCGTTAACTGTCTGTACTTCCGCTAAAACAGGACTTAGAGCTCCTAACAAACCTAAAGACATCATGAAAATAGTCAAGTTTCTTTTTAAAATTAAATTAGTATACTTCATAGTTCATTCTCCCTTAAAACAATTTTATTTAAGATCGTCGAATGAAACCCATTCATCAGTAGCAACACGACGCATATGAAGTCCATTAATTGTAGCAACTCTATCCGTATACCAGGCAGTATTTGGAGACAAAGCACGGTCAGTAACTTGCTTACCAGTTGATGTATAAAGTTTTGCCTGTCTTCTAGTTGTTATAGTAGTAACGTCTGGATAAACTTGAACACTATCTTTTTCAGAGATCCATTCATTATTAGCAACACGATAGTATGTTGTACCATTAACGCTCATTTCTCTGTCAACTTTCCAAATTGATGTCTTTGGCAATGCAGCTGTTGATGTAGCTTTACCGTTATCATCATATACTTTGGCATTAACCGATGGTGAGAATGTTGCGTCATAATATTTACCTGGAGCTGTAGTTGCTGGCTTTTGATTATTTTGGCTATTAGAATCATTTGTGCCATTTCCGAGTGTCACAACAACATCCTTTTTAGCTACTTCAGTTGTAACTCCCTTATTATCGACATAATCTTGTAAAAAGTCATTTCCGGTCAATTGACCTTCAGCTGTATATCTCAAAGAAGTGTGGAATGTTACACTTTTTCCATTTTGTAACATGTGATTAATTCCCTTTGGA
Proteins encoded:
- a CDS encoding helix-turn-helix domain-containing protein is translated as MDNLGDILKEARQQQKLSQLETAEDICSQSTLSEIEHNKYIPNTQLLINLCERLSVVFDDLTLASNFKICKEKYFNQKVSYFYKHHEFDELRIFLNRPTVLETVQTSKQTQAYYFYLAVCSLKLDHKFDNAKELLKLSLASAGHSRKQTTLTRLGNIALGYVYARQGLKTSALRQIELSLKNFPKNTYEENLNLIFYMAALSYFQLSQFDNAIEAIEQGIHYITENESHFMLINSLYLMANIAKIVKQKNAQLAIKNYDLFNIFIHERAYEQVN
- a CDS encoding NUDIX hydrolase N-terminal domain-containing protein, whose product is MADIEQLLEQLQAIAQTGKHYSKDVFDRERYDQLEEVAKKLTAQLVSNASPKKLDIYFDQDTGYVTPKVDIRAAIFKDDKILLVREKSSGQWSIPGGWGDIGYSAADIAVKETFEEAGIKVKPLKMISIKDMQKNHYPKKNLNYVYKLFFECEPEENGIHSGVETSDVKYFTPDEALNLDLSLARNMPDDFKRAFECHHSINWQTYFD
- a CDS encoding topology modulation protein, coding for MHIIIVGNSGTGKSTLSKKIARITGYPLMHLDSLWHTTDYSDNAKIWFDRQQTLFMNQVNWIIDGNYARTMNLRIPQADIIIWLKVSRIKSLFRVLKRSLLWRIDKSSRAEMPEQFSEHLDSDYLDFLRTIFVYDDDKILRLIEKYKKDDAQIFIITNTRAKRHLLKKMSRL
- a CDS encoding oleate hydratase; protein product: MYRSNGNYEAFARPLKPEGVDDKSAYIVGSGLAGLAAASFLVRDGQMKGDKIHVLEELALPGGSMDGIWNEQKGYIIRGGREMEPHFETLWDLFRSIPSLEDPDASVLDEFYWLNKKDPSFSHGRVIQDQGKELPTEGQLTLTPKAVKELIDLVMTPEKDLGDKKINEVFSEDFLNSNFWLYWSTMFAFEPWASAMEMRRYLMRFCHHIDSLSNLSSLRFTKYNQYESLIQPMIKFLEDKGVQFTYNTHVNNIKVDTSNGSKVATEIDMTTDGKDSTIALTENDLVFVTNGSITESTTYGDKTHPAPTEHELGSSWSLWENLAKQDKAFGNPDVFCKNIPEANWTISGTITLTDDEVTPYIEKISQKDPHSGSIVTSGPVSIKDSNWLYGYSISRQKHFKRQKDNELVVWVYGLFSDKPGNFVNKKITECTGDELCEEWLYHIGVPTDKIKDIAENHASTIPAHMPYITSYFMPRKVGDRPLVVPEGSKNLAFIGNFAETERDTVFTTEYSVRTAMEAVYTLLNVDRAVPEVFGSAFDVRTLLRAIYYLDGKQKIEDIKLPFKERMIEKKVMEKVHGTYIEELLKDAHLL
- a CDS encoding aldo/keto reductase, whose amino-acid sequence is MYKLNDGQQIPNFGFGTYKLNGRKGIQSIVSAINNGYKMIDTAYNYENEGAVGRAIAESGIDRDKLTVTSKLPGRYYAYDDAIAALQESLYRTNLDYFDLYLLHWPNPKRGMYVEAWQALIDAQKFGLVKSIGVCNFLPEHLEKLKKETGILPAVNQIELHPYFNQEEMRKFDKDNGIVTMDWSPLGRASSVLEDKLLVELANKYHKSVGQIILRWEHQLDTIPIPKSSSPMRQRENMNIFDFEISNSDMERINALTKPDGRTKNQDPAVYEEF
- a CDS encoding serine hydrolase domain-containing protein, whose protein sequence is MKKIFLLILMLLAAILGTMPVTASADDTVDPTVGSQLDQNIDSVLNQKGISGTLLVIKNGKTVYETSRGYSNYANGLSNDKNTAYEIDSVQKNLTAALVMKQVQKKHLKLSDKLSKFYPAIPGSQKITIRQMLDMTSGLVLSEVGPSEILPDSGIIDADIHNVHFSELSYKKWNYQPVNFNLLCGILEQVTGKSYQELFTKAYIKKLHLKHTIFAYDENPKIDKAAGYNNIDPLSARLDYKNAFYTRKFFEFDELGTGQVYMSARDLYKVEKYIMRGKMLSKKSRKILFKRGSISTYGGGMYHGKNDNFANGWGYGFQGVVHISNNGKDAVILLENYSRIAADAKPVVKQIYGMIEDE
- a CDS encoding LemA family protein, whose product is MNTIIIIVVIVVLIGAYAGMYNSLVKYRNRAREFSSQIDVQLKRRTDLIPNLVETVKGYATHEKETLAHVVELRNSVTSANSLQDKVDADNELTGALRQIFALAENYPDLKANQEFSQLMEELSNTENKVSYARQAYNSQVQAYDTAIQTFPRNIIAGIHGFKEMNFLQIPDVDKEAPKVKF
- the htpX gene encoding zinc metalloprotease HtpX, with translation MIYEQIDRNKRKTYLIFFIFFLILAAIGSFLGLYFFDNLYTGIVIALIIAIVYTLITYFQSTSIVMQMNGARKLNSAKDAPDLWHIIEDLSMVADIPLPDIYIIDDPSPNAFATGRDPQHSAVAVTSGLYKMMDREELEGVLAHEISHVRNYDIRVSTISVALSSAIILICSIIGNAYRWWIPMRDDDRNNNNSGVIRLVLWVVGLIFAIIGPLIASLVQMAISRNREYLADVSGAELTRNPQGLINALEKLEQSTKPMKRVDDASAALYIDDPTKKKHFSGLFDTHPPLDKRIEALKKTFE
- a CDS encoding DNA/RNA non-specific endonuclease yields the protein MYMLLLVVLGAIFLFTTFMVKPKRRIHRRLVSLGLLLVVVGGSGIYESYQNNGQVTGDNPRQSEKTTTSASSDLANLNYQNNQEIEVNNNTPTFTKAELNVSDGPWQRFADLDNLNRAIQADALLSKSLMPTAKREPLYVNPTGWHNKRIKGGWLYNRSHLIGYQLTGQNNNPKNLMTGTRSLNSPEMLKHENDIAYYLKQNPNNYIRYRVKPIYRGNELVARGVQMMAESLTNNGQPDNGVSFNVYIFNVEKGVKINYSDGTSLVNNNY